GCGCTGGACTTCACCGATGTCGGAGAAGACCAGGCCTTCGCCCTTGCCGTTGATGCGCTCGCGCGTCGTGTAGTAGAGGCCCAGCACCACGTCCTGCGAGGGCACGATGGAGGGCTCGCCGCTTGCCGGGAACAGCACGTTGTTGGAGGCCAGCATCAGCGTGCGGGCTTCCATCTGCGCTTCCACCGACAGGGGCACGTGCACGGCCATCTGGTCGCCGTCGAAGTCGGCGTTGAAGGCCGCGCAAACGAGCGGGTGCAGCTGGATCGCCTTGCCTTCGATCAGGATCGGCTCGAAGGCCTGGATGCCGAGGCGGTGCAACGTCGGTGCACGGTTCAGCATCACCGGGTGCTCCTTGATCACCTCTTCCAGGATGTCCCAGACCACCGGCGTGCCGGATTCGACTTCCTTCTTCGCCGCCTTGATGGTGGTCGCAATGCCCATGGCTTCCAGGCGCGAGAAGATGAAGGGCTTGAACAGCTCGAGTGCCATCAGCTTCGGCAGGCCGCACTGGTGCAGCTTGAGCGTCGGGCCCACCACGATGACCGATCGGCCCGAGTAGTCGACGCGCTTGCCCAGCAGGTTCTGGCGGAAGCGGCCGCTCTTGCCCTTGATCATGTCGGCCAGCGACTTGAGCGCGCGCTTGTTGGCGCCCGTCATGGCCTTGCCGCGGCGGCCGTTGTCCAGCAGGCTGTCGACAGCCTCCTGCAGCATCCGCTTCTCGTTGCGTGCAATGATCTCCGGCGCCTTCAGCTCGAGCAGACGGCGCAGGCGCGAATTGCGGTTGATGACGCGACGGTAGAGGTCGTTCAGGTCGGAAGTCGCGAAGCGGCCGCCGTCCAGCGGCACCAGCGGACGCAGGTCCGGCGGCAGCACGGGCAGCACATCCAGCACCATCCACTCGGGCTTGATGCCCGACTTGCGGAAGGCTTCCAGCACCTTGAGGCGCTTGGAGTTCTTCTTGACCTTGACTTCGGAGCCGGTCAGGTCGCCGCGCAGCTTCTCGATCTCGCTGTCGAGCTCGATGCCCATCAGCAGGTCCTTGATGCCTTCGGCGCCCATCTTGGCGATGAACTCGTCGCCGTATTCCTTGCGCTTCGCGTCGTAGTCGTCCTCGGACATGATGCCGAACTTCTTCAGCGGGGTCATGCCGGGGTCGGTGATCACGTAGGCTTCGAAGTACAGCACGCGCTCGATGTCGCGCAGCGTCATGTCGAGCACGAGGCCCAGGCGCGACGGCAGCGACTTCAGGAACCAGATGTGCGCGCAAGGCGCGGCCAAGTCGATGTGGCCCATGCGCTCGCGGCGCACCTTGGTCTGCGTGACTTCAACGCCGCACTTCTCGCAGATCACGCCGCGGTGCTTGAGACGCTTGTACTTGCCGCACAGGCACTCGTAGTCCTTGATCGGGCCGAAGATCTTCGCGCAGAAGAGACCGTCGCGCTCGGGCTTGAAGGTCCGATAGTTGATGGTCTCGGGCTTCTTCACCTCGCCGAAGGACCACGAACGGATCTTCTCGGGCGAAGCCATGCCGATCCGGATGGCATCGAAATGCTCGTCCGGCGTGAATTGCTTGAATAGGTCGAGTAGCGATTTCATGTGACTCTGTCCTCTTCTGTTACGAACGCTCGAGCTCGATGTCGAGACCCAGCGAACGGATTTCCTTGACCAGCACATTGAACGACTCCGGCATGCCGGCTTCGATCGAGTGTTCGCCCTTGACGATGCTTTCGTAGACCTTGGTGCGGCCCTGCACGTCGTCGGACTTCACGGTCAGCATTTCCTGCAGGACGTAGGCAGCGCCGTACGCTTCGAGCGCCCACACTTCCATTTCCCCGAAACGTTGGCCGCCGAATTGCGCCTTGCCGCCCAGCGGCTGCTGCGTGACCAGGCTGTACGGGCCGGTCGAGCGGGCGTGCATCTTGTCGTCCACCAAGTGGTGCAGCTTGAGCACGTGCATGTAGCCGACCGTGACGGGACGCTCGAACTGGTCGCCCGTGCGGCCGTCGTACAGGTAGGCCTGGGTGCGCGACGCGGTCAGGCCCTTGGCCTTGGCGATCTCGTCCGGATAGGCCAGGTGCAGCATGCCGCGGATTTCCTCTTCCGAGGCACCGTCGAACACGGGCGTCGCAAAAGGCACGCCGGTCGACAGGTTCCCGGCCATCTCGAGGATGTCGGCATCGCTCAGCTTGGCGAGGTCTTCCTTGCGGCCCGAGCCGTTGTAGAGCTTGTCCATGAACTGGCGCAGCTCCGCCACCTTGGCCTCGGCCTGCAGAAGGTCGCCGATGCGCTGGCCCACGCCCTTGCCGGCCCAACCCAGATGCACTTCGAGCACCTGCCCGACGTTCATCCGCGAGGGCACGCCCAGCGGGTTCAGGCAGATGTCGCACGGCGTGCCGTCGGCCATGTGCGGCATGTCTTCGACCGGAACGATCTTCGACACCACGCCCTTGTTGCCGTGGCGGCCGGCCATCTTGTCGCCGGGCTGCAGCCGGCGCTTGACAGCCAGGTAGACCTTGACCATCTTGAGGACGCCCGCGGGCAGCTCATCGCCCTGCGTGAGCTTCTTGCGCTTTTCTTCGAACGCGAGGTCGAAGCTGTGGCGCGTCTGCTCGAGCGAGTTCTTGATCGACTCGAGCTGCGAGGCCACCTCGTCTTCCGCCGGGCGGATGTCGAACCAGTGGAACTTCTCGATTGACGAGAGGTACGCCTTGTCGAGCTTGCTGCCCTTGGCCAGCTTGTTCGGGCCGCCGTTGGCAACCTTGCCGATCAGGAGCTTCTCGATCCGGTCGAAGGCGTCAGCCTCGACGATACGCAGCTGGTCGTTCAGGTCCAGGCGGAAGCGCTTGAGCTCGTCGTCGATGATCTGCTGGGCACGCTTGTCGCGCTGGATGCCTTCTCGGGTGAACACCTGCACGTCGATCACGGTGCCCTGCGAGCCTTGGTCCACGCGCAGCGAGGTGTCCTTCACGTCGGAAGCCTTCTCGCCAAAGATCGCGCGCAGCAGCTTCTCTTCAGGCGTCAGCGTGGTCTCGCCCTTGGGCGTGACCTTGCCGACCAGCGTGTCCCCGGGCTGCACTTCGGCGCCGACGTAGATGATCCCGGATTCGTCCAGGCGGTTGAGCTGCTGCTCGGCCAGGTTCGGGATGTCGCGGGTGATTTCTTCTGCGCCCAGCTTGGTGTCGCGCGCCATCACCACCAACTCCTCGATGTGGATCGAGGTGTAGCGGTCTTCGGCAACCACGCGCTCGCTGATCAGGATCGAGTCCTCGAAGTTGTAGCCGTTCCAGGGCATGAACGCGACCAGCATGTTCTGGCCCAGCGCCAGCTCGCCCAGGTCGGTCGAGGCGCCGTCGGCGATCACGTCGCCCTTGGCGATCTTGTCGCCGCGCTTGACGATCGGACGCTGGTGGATGTTCGTGTTCTGGTTCGAACGCTGATACTTGATCAGGTTGTAGATGTCCACGCCGACCTCACCGGCCGCCGCTTCGGCGTCGTTCACGCGCACCACGATGCGGGTGGCGTCGACGTAGTCGACCACGCCGCCGCGGCTGGCCGTGACGACCGTGCCGGAGTCGACCGCGGAGACGCGTTCGATGCCGGTGCCGACGAAGGCCTTCTCGGGACGCAGCACCGGCACCGCCTGGCGCTGCATGTTGGCGCCCATCAGCGCGCGGTTCGCGTCGTCGTGCTCCAGGAACGGCACCAGCGAGGCGGCCACCGATACGATCTGCGCCGGCGACACGTCCATGTACTGGACGCGCTCGGCGGAGACCAGGATCGACTCGCCGGTCTCGCGCGCCGACACCAGGTCGCCCGTCAGGCGGCCGTCCTTGTCGAGCGCGGCGTTGGCCTGCGCGATCACGTACTTGCCTTCCTCGATGGCCGAGAGGTAGTCGATCTCGTTCGTGACCTTGCCCTCGACCACGCGGCGGTACGGCGTCTCGATGAAGCCGTACTCGTTCAGGCGGGCGTACAGAGCCAGCGAATTGATCAGGCCGATGTTCGGGCCTTCAGGCGTTTCGATCGGGCACACGCGGCCGTAGTGCGTAACGTGCACGTCGCGCACTTCGAAGCCGGCGCGCTCCCGCGTCAGACCGCCCGGGCCGAGGGCCGAGACGCGGCGCTTGTGCGTGATTTCGGAGAGCGGGTTGGTCTGGTCCATGAACTGCGACAGCTGCGAGGCGCCGAAGAACTCCTTCAGCGCGGCCGAGATCGGCTTGCTGTTGATCAGGTCGTGCGGCATCAGCGGCTCTTGCTCGGCCTGGCCCAGGCGCTCCTTGACGGCCTTCTCGATGCGGGCAAGGCCGGTGCGGTACTGGTTCTCGGCCAGTTCACCGACGCAGCGCACGCGGCGATTGCCGAGGTGGTCGATATCGTCGACCTCGCCGCGGCCGTTGCGCAGGTCCACCAGGATCTTGACGACGGCGAGGATGTCCTCGTTGGTCAGCACCATCGGGCCGGTCGACTCGTCGCGGCCGACCTTGGCGTTGAACTTCATGCGCCCGACACGCGACAGGTCGTAGGTGTCCGGGTTGTAGAACAGGCGCTGGAACAGGGCCTGAACCGCGTCTTCCGTCGGCGGTTCGCCAGGGCGCATCATTCGGTAGATGGCCACGCGGGCGGCAAACTCGTCCACCGTCTCGTCGATGCGCAGGGTCTGCGAGATGTACGCGCCCTGGTCGAGTTCGTTGGTGTAGATGGCCTGCAGCTCCTGCACGCCGGCGGCGCGCAGCTTCTTCAGCAGCGCTTCGGTCAGCTCGTCATTGGCCTTGGCCAGGATCTCGCCGGAGTCAGTGTCGACGATGTTGCGGGCCAGCACGCGGCCCACCAGGAAGTCTTCCGGCACGCTGATGTGCGTGGTGCCCGTCTGCTCGAGCTCGCGCGTGTGGCGCGCGGTGACGCGCTTGTCCTTGGCGACCACCACCTTGCCCGACTTGTCGGTGATGTCGAAGCGTGCGACTTCGCCGCGCAGGCGCTCGGAGACGAACTCCATCTGCGCGCCGCTGTCCATCAGACGGAAGTTGTCGTTGACGAAGAAGTTCGCGAGGATCGATTCCGGGTTCAGGCCGATCGCCTTCAGCAGGATCGTCACCGGCATCTTGCGGCGACGGTCGACGCGGAAGTACAGCATGTCCTTCGGGTCGAACTCGAAGTCCAGCCAGGAGCCGCGGTAGGGGATCACGCGGGCCGAGAACAGCAGCTTGCCCGAGCTGTGCGTCTTGCCCTTGTCATGCTCGAAGAACACGCCCGGCGAGCGGTGCAGCTGCGAGACGATCACGCGCTCGGTGCCGTTGATGATGAAGGAGCCCTTTTCGGTCATGAGCGGCACTTCGCCCATGTAGACCTCCTGCTCTTTCACTTCCTTGACCACCTTCGACTGCGAGGTCGAGGACTCGCGGTCGTAGATGATCAGCTGCACCTTGGCGCGCACGGCCGAGGCGAAGGTCAGGCCGCGGGTCTGGCACTCGCGCACGTCGAACGCCGGCTTCGCGAGGTTGTACTCGAGGAATTTCATTTCCACGAAACCGTTGTGCGAGACGATGGGGAAAGCGGCGTCGAAAGCGGCCTGCAGGCCTTCCACCGTGCGTTTCTGAGGGGGGATACCTGCTTGCAGGAACGCGGTGTAGGCGTCCTTCTGCATCTGCAGCAGGTAGGGAATTTCGACGACGCTGTCGCGGTTACCGAAATTCTTTCGGATGCGCTTGCGTTCGGTGTAACTGTACGTGGACGTTTGGGCCATGAGAGCTCCGGAGCTTGAGATCTTCAGCGACTTGTCAGCAGCGCTTTCGCGCCACTGCTTGGCGGCTGGCCACTACCAGCCGTTGG
Above is a window of Variovorax sp. RA8 DNA encoding:
- the rpoB gene encoding DNA-directed RNA polymerase subunit beta — translated: MAQTSTYSYTERKRIRKNFGNRDSVVEIPYLLQMQKDAYTAFLQAGIPPQKRTVEGLQAAFDAAFPIVSHNGFVEMKFLEYNLAKPAFDVRECQTRGLTFASAVRAKVQLIIYDRESSTSQSKVVKEVKEQEVYMGEVPLMTEKGSFIINGTERVIVSQLHRSPGVFFEHDKGKTHSSGKLLFSARVIPYRGSWLDFEFDPKDMLYFRVDRRRKMPVTILLKAIGLNPESILANFFVNDNFRLMDSGAQMEFVSERLRGEVARFDITDKSGKVVVAKDKRVTARHTRELEQTGTTHISVPEDFLVGRVLARNIVDTDSGEILAKANDELTEALLKKLRAAGVQELQAIYTNELDQGAYISQTLRIDETVDEFAARVAIYRMMRPGEPPTEDAVQALFQRLFYNPDTYDLSRVGRMKFNAKVGRDESTGPMVLTNEDILAVVKILVDLRNGRGEVDDIDHLGNRRVRCVGELAENQYRTGLARIEKAVKERLGQAEQEPLMPHDLINSKPISAALKEFFGASQLSQFMDQTNPLSEITHKRRVSALGPGGLTRERAGFEVRDVHVTHYGRVCPIETPEGPNIGLINSLALYARLNEYGFIETPYRRVVEGKVTNEIDYLSAIEEGKYVIAQANAALDKDGRLTGDLVSARETGESILVSAERVQYMDVSPAQIVSVAASLVPFLEHDDANRALMGANMQRQAVPVLRPEKAFVGTGIERVSAVDSGTVVTASRGGVVDYVDATRIVVRVNDAEAAAGEVGVDIYNLIKYQRSNQNTNIHQRPIVKRGDKIAKGDVIADGASTDLGELALGQNMLVAFMPWNGYNFEDSILISERVVAEDRYTSIHIEELVVMARDTKLGAEEITRDIPNLAEQQLNRLDESGIIYVGAEVQPGDTLVGKVTPKGETTLTPEEKLLRAIFGEKASDVKDTSLRVDQGSQGTVIDVQVFTREGIQRDKRAQQIIDDELKRFRLDLNDQLRIVEADAFDRIEKLLIGKVANGGPNKLAKGSKLDKAYLSSIEKFHWFDIRPAEDEVASQLESIKNSLEQTRHSFDLAFEEKRKKLTQGDELPAGVLKMVKVYLAVKRRLQPGDKMAGRHGNKGVVSKIVPVEDMPHMADGTPCDICLNPLGVPSRMNVGQVLEVHLGWAGKGVGQRIGDLLQAEAKVAELRQFMDKLYNGSGRKEDLAKLSDADILEMAGNLSTGVPFATPVFDGASEEEIRGMLHLAYPDEIAKAKGLTASRTQAYLYDGRTGDQFERPVTVGYMHVLKLHHLVDDKMHARSTGPYSLVTQQPLGGKAQFGGQRFGEMEVWALEAYGAAYVLQEMLTVKSDDVQGRTKVYESIVKGEHSIEAGMPESFNVLVKEIRSLGLDIELERS